In Brachyhypopomus gauderio isolate BG-103 chromosome 18, BGAUD_0.2, whole genome shotgun sequence, the sequence GTATAATTGTGATtatggcttttttttttgcagaatcCTCTCTCAAATGTTCTAAAAATGAGGTGAGTGAGGAAAGGTGATGGTATCTCATATTTTATCTTATGAAAGTGTCTTTTTCAAGGAACGTGCGCTAATACAATATAGTTTTTATTCAACTGGGTCAAATCATAAGCATTTGTTCACCATGGATTTCCGATATTTGTGAGTATATTAAATTCATCTCTTGATCACCTCTGTCCCAACAGCTTCTGCAGTCTgcggtcagtgttcatccagaTGCTGTTGAAAAGACCATAGATGACATCATGGCACTAAAAAAAATCAACCCAGACACAAATCCACAGTAAGAGCACTGAACATCACCAGACAATTTAAGAGTCAATTATGGCAAGGACATCTTTAGATAACCTTTCAGATAACCATCATCATATCTCAGCTCGTTCATGATTGCCCGCTGTCTGATGTGACATCTCCAAATAGTGAGTGAATCATCTAGAGTGTGAATAATCCTGTTCTCTACCACCCTGACATAACTTGCTTCCCCCCAGACTTGGCATCTCGCTCCAGGCTTGCCTCTTCCAGATCGTGGGTTATCGGAACttggtgctggaggtggagaagttGCGGAGAGAGCCGTATGACTGTGAAAATCTGGGGCACGAGGAGATGCTTTTGAAGGTATCCACACATGCATATTATCTTCTCACTTTACATCCCCCCTGCCCCCAACACTGTtctgagtgttggtgtgtgtgtgtgtgtgtgtttcttgtctAGTTATGGAAGGCCCTCCGTCCTGAATCTCCCCTTACTGGGCGCATCTCTAAGCAATGGTGTGAAATTGGTTTTCAAGGCAGTGATCCCAAAACTGACTTTCGGGGAATGGGTCTGCTGGGCCTGCACAACTTACTGTGAGTGTCAGACGCTTGGGAAGGGAGGAGGAGTAATGGGGGTCAAGGGTCATTTATCACAGTGTGCTATGTACCTTTTTACGGTATTAGCCGCCTTAATATAAGTGGAAAAAAACTTACAGTTTGCTTATTCTTAATTTTAAATTTTAATTAATGCCCATTTATAATTGCATGACATGTATTAAGACGCTTAATGTAACTTTTCTTCTTCACGTTATTTCCCCAACATTCAACATTATTTCCCCAATAGTTTTATTGAGCCTCATGTGAAAATCGAAGATCTTTTTAATAATATAAAATGTGGGCTAGTTTAACTCCTGGCTGTGAGAAGAAGTAATGAGGTGACTGAGTATATCGGAGAGAGCATGTTCTTAGATGCTAGCATTTGTGGAAATTTAGTAGTGTagtatttttgttattttttacatttgtaGTGTTTCTTAACCAGAGGTCGTTTCTCATTTCTTTGATGTAATAGATATTTTGCAGAGCACGACAAAGCCACTGCTCTTCAGATGCTCCATGACTCTCTGCAGTCCAAACTCAGGTTCGACACACCAAAACCCTCTCctgctgctgcacacacacatctttggtCTTCACTTTATTCCTTCTTCTTTTTTTGCAGCACATGGCCTAATAACAACTTGCTTGGATGTTGTGTAATGGTTTTTTAAAAGCCAACGAACCTCCTGTGAAAACCATAAACAATTTTATGTCTACAAACAAGCTGTTCACAgacaacaaatagctgtttaGTTTGTAGATATGCAGCAACATGTTTGAAAGATGGATTCTGGCCTTTTAGCATACTGTATATCCAAACAGGGCCTTTTCCTTCAGAGTCCGTGTGCCTCACCTGCTTTTGTCTCCGCTGTTTTGTCTGCACTTGTCGCACTGTGtctacagcagtgtgtgtctgtggctgAGAGCTGATGTCTTTCACACATTTAgcatgctctctctcacaccacacaccaacacattcCTTTTTCTTTCTCGTTTATTTTCTGTCATCACTTTGTCATGGGCAGGAACATTTCCAAAGAGGAAGCCAGGTACTCCATCTTTTCTCTCCCAGTAAGAACTCCATTTTTATAATTTTGCATTAATCTAATTGTTGTATTTCTCTCCCCCCATTATCTCTTAATCTCCAACCTCACCTCACACTCTAAACTCAAGGCATTATGCGCCATTGTAACGTTGGTTAGTAGCTGGGAATGCCTGCCCTTTTCTCCTACCTCACGTGTGTGCTATGCCTGTGTCATATTATTTCATTCACTGTTTTAAATTAATTCTGTCCGGTGTCTAAAAAGGTTCTTGAAGGATATGGCACTAAGTTCTCTTTAAACGTTGTCTACGCTTTTTGTTTGCTCACAGTAAGATGAGCAAAGCTGAGTGGGAAAAGAAGAAATTCGACAAAGCCATTGGGTGAGTGCCGTTAAAAAGACGTATAGGACAGACGTCACTCCCTTCCCTGTCTGTTCAGTAACATAGTCCCCGTTTGGACAGTACCCATTAGTGGCTGTGTGGTTGAGGGGAGCCTGTTTGGAGAGCAGTCTGTCTCCAGGCTTTTGTGTGGAGGATAAAACAGGGTGCTACCAGCCGAACCTGTCATCGGCTTTCAGCATGCATTAACTCAGATGTGCACCATGGAGGCAGCAAACATccataaagacacacacacacacacacacacacacacacacacacacacacacacacacacacacacacacacacacacacacacacacacacacacacacacagcagcttcagTAATAAACAGGGTACAGCGCCCAAATGGCTAAACGCCCTCGTGCTCGTCCTGATACTCACCATGTGGTCATTTCGGTTGTTTATTTACCCACATCCAAAACAGACACAGCCCACTGCCCTAGGAACCAGAATACGGTGGTCTTTATTCTGCCCTGTGCACAGAGGCACTGATCCTGAGTTGTTGGTGATGCAGGTACTCCTTCGCCATCGTTGGCATCAACATCACGGACCTGGCCTACTCTCTGCTGGTGAGCGGCGCCCTTAAGACCCACCTGTACAACGTGGCGCCAGAAATGCCCAGCCTGGTGCACTTCCAGCAGACCTTCTGTACGTGTGAACGTCCACTCTGAGTCCAGAAACTGGGCCGGTCCTTTCTGATGCATGTCTAGCTTCAGTTTAGTAACATTTAGTTACTGTAATCTGTAATTACACAATTTCTTCGATGGGCCACATTGTCTAATTAAGATGCTCTTGTTTTTGGTAGGTTACCTGATGCAGGAGTTCCACAGGTTCTGGGTTGAGGAAGACCCATGTGACATCATGGAGTTTAATCGCGTGCGTACCAAATTCCACAAGCGAGTGCTGAAGCAGCTGAAGAATCTCGATATGGCACTGTGTCCTCATTTCACTGCTTCTGACCTTCACCTGGTCAATCTGTAGCTCCTGTCCTGACCTCTTGAGCTTGACCAACCTGTAGCTGCTTATCTGACCCCTGAACCCCGACACCTCGTGTCACCCTTACTATAAGCTTCTGTCTTTGCTTCTTGTCATCACTGCCAACCTGGCCaatcatacactcacacacgagcgcacacacacaaacacacacacacacacatacgcgcgcacacacacacacgagccagTATTCATGCCTAAACAGCCCCTGTCACACACCTGCCCAGATGGGTCGTGAGCTCAGATCACCAGCACTACTGAAGACGATGGGGATTGTAAGAGTGCATAATACCACTGCACCATTGACACCGACTGTAATCTGAGATATTTAGTATTGCTTGTATGTGACAGAGCTCCCTATCTACCAGTAGGTGGAGCTGTTCATTCATATACAATAGGCCAAAATGTATTGTATGGTAGTGGCGTCTACACAGCCAACAGGAGCTGCTTGCATTTATAGCAAATGTATTTATAGCTGATTGGTATTTTTTATGTGCACATACTGTAGCAATTACATTTCAAGGACATAGAACATTTACAAGATTAataagatgtgtgtgatttgagAACCAAACCTGTCTATTTCAGTAAAATGGAATAGAAATGTAATTTATAATGCAACCATTTACTCAAAAGTCATCAGCATATGTAATTTTGACATTTTCTGTCAAACTAGAACCAGAAAACATTTTCTTGTTTCAAAGAGCTATAGGTTCTAAATATATTTACTTGTCAAAGTTGTTATAGAAAATTTGAACATTTAGTGAATGTCATCAATTCATGATTGTATTTTTAGTGATGATGTATTCATTGAATgttatttaattacattttttaatttattaattcTCGCTGCCAAAGCAATAAGTTTGGAACAGTCagcattttttcattttttctaaACTTGGCCTTGTTTAGTCAGTAATGAGCTTTGAATTATAAACCTAGGAATCTACATTGCTATCTTCAatttaatttgcatttttttgTAATTGAACTGCTAAGATTTCACAAAAGAGACAACTGACAAATGACACTTATTAGCCCATGTGTACAGACAGTTACCCTAATGCACTTATGCTGATCTTTTATTTCTCTAGACCCTTTAAATCTCTGGACGGTCACAGGGTTTGCATGGTGACTTCTTTTTTTtgctgatcccccccccccccccccccccattgtttTTAATTCACCATACATCATTCTTCTCTAATGGAGGTTTGTCAGTGTCACTCAGTTCATTTCCGTGCAGTGCAGTTAAGTAATGTAAAAGAATGTTTATGCTGTTCATCTTTTTTTCAGATTTCATTGAAATCTGTGGTGGTATTTGTTCTTAAGCTGCACTCAACTGTGATAAATTCTGAACAACTTTAAAGCTTCAAAATGTGTTAATGGTACCTATGTAGAGGAGGTAGAGGCACTCGCTGTATATATTGCTTAAGAGTTGAACTTAGTTGAATTTAAGAGATTTGTAATATGAGAAAAAACTTATCAATTGCATGGCTTAATCCATGATCTAACTGCTTCTGTTTTAtgcgccctctctctctttctcctccctctctctctttctccccctctctctgtctcctctttgtttctctctcttattaGATCAATATAGAAACATTTCTAGTGAACAGAAGCTTATGTCATATGAATCGAGTTATTTGCTCTGTGAAAGGGGTGCTTTTTAAAATCGTATCAAAGCTCAGTGTAATAAAAGTAAAAATATTGactttttttacatttcattcTTTGACTAATGACAGTCACTAAAAGTAACACTTCTGAATGTGTCGCTCTGACTGTGGTTCAGAGAGTAGCAGTTCCATTCAAAAGAAAACAGCAAAATGGGGCAGAAACAGCAGGGAACCTAGTCGTGAATggagataacacacacacacacacacacacatagtcctGTGAGcaaaaatgccttgttgatgccagaggtcaaagGAAAATGACCAGATTTGAGCTGTCTCGAGCTGATAGAAAGGGAACCATGACCCAAACAACCACCTGTTACAACTGTGGCATGCAGAGGAACATCTCTAAACACACAACGCGGTGAACCTTGAGGCAGACGACAACCACACacggtgccactcctgtcagttaAGAGCAGGCAACTGAGGCAGCAATTTGCACTggttcaccaaaattggacaacagAATATTggaatgttgcctggtctgatgaataTTGATTTCTGCAGTGATGTTCAGATGGCAGGTTTAGAATTTGGCATGAAGATAAAAACATGAATCCTTCAGGCTGGTGAcggcagggtgagggtgtgggggatatATTCTTGGCAGAATTAATACCAACTGGGCATAGCTTAAATGCCACAATCTTGTTACTGAACACGACCAAGTTCTGACCACCTTATAACTATCATCTGATGGCTTCTTCCAGCAGGATATCATGCCATGTCACGAAGCCCAAATAATCTGAAActagtttcttgaacacgacagtGGGCTTGCTGtgctcaaatggcctccacagttacccagtctcaatccaatagatcaCCTTTGATCATCAATGTCATGGATGTGGTACCAATAAACCTGCAGCAACTTTGCAGATCTCAAAGGAATGTTTTATATCTATACCACAAAGAATTAAGTCAGTTCTGGTGCCAGAAGCAAGGTAAACCT encodes:
- the elmod1 gene encoding ELMO domain-containing protein 1, which translates into the protein MKHFLRVLTQFLVFLYCKCLWRGLKFIARKVTGRCELQRICYNNKPGARRTLKIESSLKCSKNELLQSAVSVHPDAVEKTIDDIMALKKINPDTNPQLGISLQACLFQIVGYRNLVLEVEKLRREPYDCENLGHEEMLLKLWKALRPESPLTGRISKQWCEIGFQGSDPKTDFRGMGLLGLHNLLYFAEHDKATALQMLHDSLQSKLSKMSKAEWEKKKFDKAIGYSFAIVGINITDLAYSLLVSGALKTHLYNVAPEMPSLVHFQQTFCYLMQEFHRFWVEEDPCDIMEFNRVRTKFHKRVLKQLKNLDMALCPHFTASDLHLVNL